The Leishmania braziliensis MHOM/BR/75/M2904 complete genome, chromosome 24 DNA window GCAGTGTGGAGCACGACCTCCTGCGGGTGGGCGATATTCGCGGGGTGGTAGTCTTCCGTATCCTGACCGACGAAATGTGCCGACGGAGCCACAGATCGTTGCCCGTCTCATCACTTTTTTCCCGCCTAACAAGGCGTTTGTTCCGATCAGCCGatgggctgctgcgcttccgGATGATCTGCGAGAAACACTGGTGCCATATGGAGGCCTCGGCGCCTTTGTCAGCGCACAGAGCAACTTTTTCATGATTCGAAAGGAGAACGGTATGACGGTGGCATCGCTGTCAGCGATGGGAACGGAGCTGGCAAGGGAGcaccaaagaaaagagaaacaagagaGGAAGCGCGCGGAGAAGTTCAATCAGGGGAGAGGCAACTTTGCGCCGCGCGGCCGTAGCTTTTCTCCATTCCGAGGCGACCCGTCACGGAAATAGTGGGTCCAAAGCTTTTGCCCTCGGCGATGTGGGCTGAAACTTAGATGCAGTTATGTACACGTGTGCGTCCGTTCGTGTTGTTTTGAATATATTGACACTAAACGTGCTATGCTACTGTGAGAAAAACAAGAAGGGCAGGCAGGTTATGTATTTCTGGCAAAGTGATGAGCTAAAGATGCGTTGCAGTAAGTAAAAGATACTTACTCTTCTTTGGTTTCTCGGGTCTCCTCTCGCGTGATGTCAAGTAGACTTGATCTCGAGCGTTGTCGTTTGTCATTTTTCTGACTCTCTGCTCACTCTTTGTCTGGGTCTTGATCTTGCTCTCCCTAATACCACATGCAcgcaaccccctccccccccccaaaaaaaatGGCTCGGTGGCTAGGCTGGTTCATAATCATGACGCATTACTCCCGCAAGCCGCAGGTGTCGTCAAAGAGTGCCAAGGCGAAGGTTAGCGACCTCCGCTGCCACTACAAGAACACCTTCGAGACCGCAAATGTGATCAACGGCATGCCACTCCGCAAGGCTCAGCAGCTGTACCGCCAGGTGCTCGCCAAGACCCGCTGCATCCCGTTCAAGCGCTACAACGGCAAGATTGGCCGCACCGCTCAGGCGAAGGAGTGGGGTCAGACGAAGGGTCGATGGCCGCGCAAGTCCGTCGTGGCGATGATGTCGCTGCTCAAGAACGCCGAGGCCAACGCCATCGAGAAGGGTCTTGACCCCAACCAGATGGTCATCAAGCACGTACAGGTAGACCAGGCTGCCCGcatgcgccgccgcacgtTCCGTGCCCACGGCCGCATCACACCGTACATGTGCAGCCCCTGCCACGTGCAGCTTTTCATGtcggagaagaaggcgcgcgTGCCAGCCCCGAAGAGTGCCCCGAAGAAATAGGTGCAGTACACATGAATTTAGAGGCCGACGGTCTTTCTGATTTTGGTTTTATGGGCGGAAAACTAAAAAAGTAATGGCAAGGGCAGTATGTGCAACCGCGCTGTAAGTGTAGTTAGTTTCCTTCTGGCGCAATGTGCTAAGCGAGTTCAACGTCTTTATCGTACACGTTGAAGGGCTAGCAAGACTGATTGTCTGTGCTCACTCTATGATGTGCGCATCCTATTTTTTAGCGAGCTAGTCAGCTGGTGCATGTGTTTTTCGCTTGTGCTTCGCGAGTGCTTCTCAACTTCGTCAtaccttttcctccttttcttctgaCCCTCCAACGTTCCATCTTTGCTCGTCGCATTGCGATTCTTTTCACATTCACTGTTTACAGGGTCAAAAGAGATCGATACCGTTGATCCGCAAGTTCTCTCACAGAACGGATCGCTGGCTGCTGTAAGTAGACGAGGATGCTCTCAGAATGATTCGACTGCTCGCACTTTTGCGTTGTGCATCTTTTGGCGTGCGCGAGGACCGCCAGGCTTTGGCGCGCCATCACTTGAGTCTCCTTGACAAGCGGCACTGGAAGCTGACAACACCGtcgcgcgcgctgccggtggtggaggtCTTAATGCGATCTGGTGTTCTGATGGATAGGCTTGAAAAAAGCAGCACCAAACCGCTGGCGTGCTTGATTCCATCTATGACAAAGAAGGAGCGTAGCTTGGTGGAGAAGCTCTCCTATGTGCTCCACCAAAACTTGCCACCTACAGCCTCTCCGATTGACAGGAATGCGGGGAGGGAAGACGAGACGATTCGCGCCGCATATTCGGTTGCCTGTGCGACCGGAACGTGTACTATCGATGTCTTGGTTGACGTCATTTTCGTCCGACATCTTCGATCTCCTTCGTCtgcgctgatgctgctggaGCTAGTGGTGTCGCGATGTGCGAAAGTGTCCTGGACAAGAGGGAAACCGTGCCCTTCCAAAGAGATGTTAGATTCCATTTGCGACCTGCTTGCCCAACACGAGCAGTCGCTGGACTTCAGAGCGATCTGGTTCTTACTTTCACTACTGAGTGCAACTCCTCAGCTCAGCGACTCTCAAATCACTCCGTCTGCTGGAAAACGACTCTTTCGGCTCTGTGTGCACCGCATTCATCACCTTCTGCCTCTCCTGGCCGTTGAAGATCACCTTCTCGCATATCTGCAGCTTTCGCGCATCGAGGGCTACGAGAAGCCGTTCATTGTTCTTGGCGAGATGGAGAggctgcttctctccacGTCATTAGGTGACTACACAGGCGTAAGCACTAATGTACTCTTGCGGTTTATGACGATGCCTTTCGCGGCGCGACACGTCGATTTGAATCTGCGCCTGTGTGCTGGTTGGTGCGCGGTATCGAGAATAACAGATTTTACTCAGGAAGAGTGTCTCGCTGCGTTCACAATTGTCGCCGCGCTGCATGAAGGCTGCTCTGCCGAAAGCGCAACCGCGGTCGCACCCTTGCGGCACTGGGAGACGCTGCACGACGCCCTTTTCGCGCAGGTGTTTTTCATTGCACATGACTTGACTGCTGCCGACTGTTTTCGCATTCTAGACCAATCGGAGCTGATCAATATATCGGGCTGGGGCATCACCGTGCCGCAAATGTTGCTTGAGAAACTCAAGAAGAGAATCCTGTCAGAGTGCAAGCGCTGTGCCATAGATGAATGCTGTGCGCCTGAGACAGCGAAACTGTTGCTCTGCGTTGCGCTTGGATTGCAGTCGTTGATGCAACGATACACAGTGCTGCCGAGCAACGCTGTGGACGAGCACGCTGTAACTGAGTGTATTGCTCTTCTCGAGGGCTGTATCACGTTAGCCCCACCTCATGGTTGAGTGGCGAGACTCGGCGCATACTCGGACTTGACCTGTTCAGTGCGGTGCGCCGGCTGTTTCATGCATTGTGCCTTGTCGTGCCAAGTGAACCACCTCTGTCTTGTTTGCTTTATTCTTGTACTCCAGTTTTGTAGTGCACCGATAGTGACCCTCAGCCGGAGCCACCGGCTCATTCACACGTCTTTTTCAAAGAAGCTCATGAAAGATAAGTCTTGGAGGAAGGAGTGCTGTGTGAGAAGGACGCACAAGTTCATGTGCATGAGTGTGTGCGTAGACTAAAGAAGGCACAGGAGTGTGATATACAGAATCACAAACCAGAAGTATTTGGCGTGCAGCGGTTGCTCTCGAAAGATGTTGGCCCTCATATGTGATGCAACTATACTGTTTGCAGCGGATGAGTTTCTCTCCCCGACTCTCCGACAGTGCGATGTACTTCGGTTTCCTCCACCACTGCCTTTGCCTCATGGTACTCTGTCTGTCTTGCTCTTTTTGTAGTGTGCCACCACGCCCTTTACTCGTGCATTGCATTACCACCAGTGCAATACGCGACTATCCTTTCGGTGTGTTTCCTTTGTTGCGCACCACAAGCGGTGAAAAGCGGTCATGACGCCTTCTTCCCTGCTAGCTGTGCTTGTCCTGTTTGTGACGCTAGGCTTCGTGAATGGCGACGTCTCGTTTAACTTCAACGGCATGATTGTGTTGAAAAATGCCACACTGAACACTGACTTTGTGGTGACGACAAGCTTCGTTGATCTCATCACAAGCACGCTTCAAGATGCTGCACATCCGCCAGCGCCCTTGATGACGGTGGTGCAGTCTGTCCCGCCTCATTTGGTGATCTTGCTCAACATGTGGTACACCGGAACGCTCACGGATGTGCAAACGGCAATCAGCAATATCAACGGGACATATATGAGGTGGGCAAACGGTGACGCCCTTGACGCTAGCGGGGCGTTAAGCTATGCCTGCATGACAAACATTGGGCAGCAGCCGACGGTCATAAAATATACAaacagctgcagcttctgGAACGCGCCCC harbors:
- a CDS encoding putative 60S ribosomal protein L17 — protein: MTHYSRKPQVSSKSAKAKVSDLRCHYKNTFETANVINGMPLRKAQQLYRQVLAKTRCIPFKRYNGKIGRTAQAKEWGQTKGRWPRKSVVAMMSLLKNAEANAIEKGLDPNQMVIKHVQVDQAARMRRRTFRAHGRITPYMCSPCHVQLFMSEKKARVPAPKSAPKK